The proteins below are encoded in one region of Acidimicrobiia bacterium:
- a CDS encoding AI-2E family transporter encodes MTYPERTPVPGWFRRAVWYVLFSLAVAAGIFWLLSRITGLILALLLAVFISFALEPGVKYLAARGWRRGVATAFVFVVSALVLVAFIAIMVPATVDQGSAIAADLPKYIDAFTASLDDWLNLDISDSMFEGGSPDFQQLLSDYGSNVASGVLGFGSALLGVVISGLTVAFFAFYMVAEGPKFRRVVLRVFRPDRQREMLRIWEIAVQKTGGYVYSRLLLAAASALFTWVALRIIDVPNALALAIWVGLVSQLVPAVGAYIAAFLPVLAGFFQSPAQAFWVVVVLVAYQQFENYLLAPRITARTMSLHPAVAFGSALTGIGVLGPIGAIIALPAAAIIQAVISGYLEIHPVVGEEQEEVPA; translated from the coding sequence ATGACCTATCCCGAACGCACTCCAGTTCCCGGTTGGTTTCGCCGGGCCGTGTGGTACGTGCTGTTTTCTCTGGCCGTGGCTGCCGGGATCTTCTGGCTGTTGTCCCGGATCACGGGTCTGATCCTCGCACTTCTGCTGGCCGTGTTCATTTCGTTCGCGCTCGAGCCGGGGGTCAAGTACCTCGCCGCCCGCGGTTGGCGAAGAGGAGTGGCAACGGCCTTCGTGTTCGTCGTCTCCGCCCTCGTGCTTGTGGCGTTCATCGCCATCATGGTCCCGGCCACCGTTGATCAGGGGAGCGCCATCGCCGCGGATCTCCCGAAGTACATCGATGCATTCACCGCTTCGCTCGACGATTGGCTCAACCTGGATATCTCGGACTCGATGTTCGAAGGGGGATCCCCGGACTTCCAGCAATTGCTCTCCGATTACGGTTCAAACGTTGCCTCGGGTGTGCTCGGCTTTGGGTCGGCGCTGCTGGGTGTAGTGATCAGTGGCCTGACCGTCGCCTTTTTCGCCTTCTACATGGTGGCTGAGGGTCCGAAGTTCAGGCGCGTGGTCTTGCGGGTGTTCCGCCCCGACCGCCAGCGAGAGATGCTCCGCATCTGGGAGATTGCCGTACAGAAGACCGGCGGATACGTGTACTCGCGGCTCCTGCTGGCAGCCGCCTCCGCTCTCTTCACCTGGGTGGCCCTGCGGATAATCGACGTTCCCAACGCGCTGGCACTGGCCATCTGGGTCGGCCTGGTCTCACAACTCGTTCCTGCCGTCGGTGCATACATCGCCGCCTTCCTCCCCGTACTGGCCGGCTTCTTCCAGTCGCCTGCCCAGGCCTTCTGGGTGGTTGTCGTGCTAGTTGCATATCAGCAATTCGAGAACTACCTCCTCGCTCCGCGGATCACGGCCAGAACGATGTCACTTCACCCCGCCGTGGCCTTCGGTTCCGCGCTAACCGGAATCGGTGTGCTGGGCCCGATCGGTGCGATCATCGCCCTTCCGGCTGCCGCCATCATTCAGGCGGTGATCTCTGGCTACCTCGAGATCCACCCGGTCGTCGGTGAAGAGCAGGAAGAAGTTCCGGCCTGA
- a CDS encoding CaiB/BaiF CoA-transferase family protein has translation MGPLAGVRVVELAGIGPGPFTGMLLADLGADVVQIERTAQASTWIPGFMARGRRSMAVDLKHPDGLDVVLRLVDRADILIEGFRPGVAERLGVGPDECFRRNQALVYGRMTGWGQDGPLAKTAGHDIDYLAMSGALWPIGPDDRPPPPPLNLIGDFGGGAMFLAVGVLAALHEARTSGVGQIVDAAMVDGSALLTTMFHEMRAAGLWDDVRGGNLLDGGAPFYDTYQTGDGRYVAVGALEPQFYAALLEGLGLAEADLPAQMDRSGWPELRERFSSAFATKSRDEWEEVFRGTDACVSPVLTWSEASSHPHNVARATFVEVAGTMMPAPAPRFSRTPAGEPAAQPPPGANTDEVLTGLGYAPDRIAGLRAGGAVA, from the coding sequence ATGGGACCGCTGGCCGGCGTGAGGGTCGTCGAGCTGGCCGGTATCGGTCCCGGCCCATTCACCGGAATGCTCCTGGCCGACCTGGGTGCCGACGTCGTCCAGATCGAGCGGACGGCGCAGGCTTCGACCTGGATCCCCGGCTTCATGGCCAGGGGCCGCCGCTCGATGGCGGTGGACCTCAAACACCCCGACGGACTCGACGTGGTTTTGCGGCTGGTGGACCGGGCCGACATCCTGATCGAGGGCTTCCGGCCGGGCGTCGCAGAGCGTCTAGGGGTCGGACCCGACGAGTGCTTCCGTCGAAATCAGGCCCTAGTCTACGGACGAATGACGGGGTGGGGCCAAGATGGCCCCCTCGCCAAGACTGCCGGCCACGACATCGACTACCTGGCCATGTCGGGAGCTCTCTGGCCCATTGGTCCCGACGACCGGCCACCACCTCCACCCCTCAACCTCATCGGTGACTTTGGCGGGGGAGCCATGTTCCTGGCCGTCGGTGTGCTGGCCGCACTTCACGAAGCGCGCACCTCAGGGGTCGGGCAGATCGTCGATGCAGCCATGGTCGATGGCTCCGCCCTCCTCACCACGATGTTTCACGAGATGCGGGCGGCTGGTCTCTGGGACGATGTGCGCGGCGGCAACCTCCTCGATGGTGGTGCTCCGTTCTACGACACGTACCAGACCGGCGACGGTCGCTATGTGGCGGTCGGAGCGCTCGAACCGCAGTTCTATGCGGCCCTCCTCGAAGGCCTAGGGCTGGCGGAGGCAGATCTGCCGGCTCAGATGGATAGGTCCGGATGGCCGGAACTGCGAGAACGGTTCTCCTCGGCTTTCGCCACGAAGTCGAGGGACGAATGGGAAGAGGTCTTCCGGGGGACCGACGCTTGCGTCAGCCCGGTCTTGACCTGGTCGGAAGCTTCCAGTCATCCGCACAACGTTGCCAGGGCGACCTTCGTCGAGGTGGCGGGGACGATGATGCCGGCACCGGCTCCGCGCTTCTCCAGAACACCCGCCGGGGAACCGGCCGCCCAGCCGCCACCGGGCGCCAACACCGATGAAGTGCTCACTGGACTCGGGTACGCGCCGGATCGAATTGCGGGGCTGCGGGCCGGCGGCGCCGTCGCTTGA
- a CDS encoding long-chain fatty acid--CoA ligase, whose product MQKYTSPGETKIASTDNAVSAFISRAESHPDSPALAYRDGDRFVNVSTKEMLEKVETLAAGLIADGLERGDRVAIYSATRMEFTFAQYAVWMAGGVPVTVYETSSVDQLKWIVSDSGSKMIFCENDALKANFDSVAGDLPGCRSVYVIDSGGLDTLAAAGGEARDQVAGRVAGISHDDLALLIYTSGTTGMPKGCMLTHYNFIWDLRQVVQELHDLFADGNSNLMFLPLAHSFAQVVQVGCITTGVTIGYSTGTAQLVEELEMFKPRWVFSVPRVFEKVFNSAKAKADADGKGKIFDLAAKVAISYARQEQEGSVRFTTRLAHGLFDKLVYGKVRHVFGGRLVYAVSGGAALGERLGYFYKGIGVTVLEGYGLTETTAATFFNRPDDARIGTVGRPASGGSVAIADDGEVLIKGGCVFRGYWKNERATAEVFDDDGWFHSGDVGEIDSDGYLRITGRKKELIVTSGGKNVAPAVLEDRMRAHPLISQCMVVGDGQPFISALVTIDPDVYPVWATEHDKSANVMEVLDDEDLRGEIQNAIDDANKAVSKAESVRTFRILPDDFTIEGGELTPTLKVKRGVVNEKYADVIEGMYVK is encoded by the coding sequence ATGCAGAAGTACACGAGCCCAGGTGAGACGAAGATCGCGTCGACTGACAACGCGGTGTCGGCGTTCATCAGTCGGGCGGAGTCGCATCCGGACTCCCCGGCCCTGGCCTATCGGGACGGCGATCGATTCGTGAACGTCTCGACCAAAGAGATGCTCGAAAAGGTCGAAACGCTGGCGGCGGGATTGATTGCCGACGGGCTAGAACGAGGTGATCGGGTAGCCATCTACTCGGCGACCCGGATGGAGTTCACCTTCGCCCAGTACGCCGTGTGGATGGCGGGTGGGGTGCCCGTCACCGTATACGAGACGTCCTCGGTCGACCAGCTGAAATGGATCGTGAGCGACAGCGGATCGAAGATGATCTTCTGCGAAAACGATGCCCTGAAAGCGAACTTCGATTCCGTGGCCGGCGACCTCCCCGGCTGCCGGTCGGTGTATGTGATCGACTCCGGTGGCCTGGACACGCTGGCGGCGGCCGGCGGTGAGGCGCGCGACCAGGTGGCCGGACGAGTCGCCGGAATCAGCCACGACGATCTCGCACTACTCATCTACACCTCGGGAACCACCGGAATGCCGAAGGGGTGCATGCTCACCCACTACAACTTCATTTGGGATCTCCGCCAGGTGGTCCAGGAACTTCATGACCTCTTTGCCGACGGCAACTCGAACCTCATGTTCTTGCCATTGGCACACAGCTTTGCCCAGGTCGTGCAGGTCGGGTGCATCACCACAGGTGTGACGATCGGTTATTCGACCGGTACTGCTCAGCTCGTCGAGGAACTTGAGATGTTCAAGCCTCGCTGGGTGTTCTCCGTGCCGCGGGTATTCGAAAAGGTGTTCAACTCCGCAAAGGCAAAGGCAGACGCCGACGGTAAAGGAAAGATCTTCGATTTGGCCGCCAAAGTGGCGATCTCCTATGCAAGGCAGGAGCAAGAGGGGTCCGTCAGATTCACAACGCGCCTGGCGCACGGCCTGTTCGACAAACTGGTCTACGGCAAGGTGCGCCACGTGTTCGGGGGGCGTCTCGTTTACGCGGTGTCCGGGGGAGCGGCGCTCGGCGAACGTCTCGGCTACTTCTACAAGGGCATCGGGGTGACCGTGCTGGAGGGGTATGGGCTCACCGAGACCACGGCCGCCACTTTCTTCAACCGGCCGGACGATGCTCGCATCGGGACCGTCGGGCGCCCCGCCTCCGGCGGCAGCGTTGCGATCGCCGACGACGGCGAAGTGCTGATCAAGGGTGGGTGCGTGTTCCGCGGCTACTGGAAGAACGAGCGGGCAACGGCAGAGGTGTTCGACGATGACGGCTGGTTCCATTCCGGCGATGTCGGCGAGATCGATTCCGACGGCTACCTCCGTATCACCGGCCGCAAGAAGGAGTTGATCGTCACGTCGGGCGGCAAGAACGTTGCGCCGGCGGTGCTGGAGGACCGGATGCGGGCACACCCGTTGATCAGCCAGTGCATGGTGGTCGGCGATGGGCAGCCGTTCATTTCTGCACTGGTCACGATCGATCCCGATGTCTATCCGGTCTGGGCCACCGAGCACGACAAGTCCGCCAATGTCATGGAGGTACTCGACGATGAGGATCTGCGGGGGGAGATTCAGAACGCTATCGACGACGCCAACAAGGCGGTCTCGAAGGCGGAGTCGGTGCGTACCTTCCGTATTCTCCCCGACGACTTCACGATTGAAGGTGGCGAACTGACGCCGACACTCAAGGTGAAGCGTGGCGTTGTCAACGAGAAGTACGCCGACGTCATTGAGGGCATGTACGTCAAATAG
- a CDS encoding glycoside hydrolase family 3 protein, which produces MSLEERAAQLMLVEFSGSDATAALGLLNDFPLGGVLLKSANGNFVSSGQVQNLTARLQEASAVPLLIAVDQEGGRIDRIQFADVQRFPSAAVFGALNDRELTEAAAWATGVQLAALGINVDFAPVADVNVLGAGNPAIGDRSYGSDPELVAAMTVAALRGFESAGVAAAVKHFPGHGNTAVDSHLGLPVVMTERDEWAATDLVPFAAAVEAGAPLVMVAHVAYPALDPSGLPASMSRAITYDQLRVGLGFVGVIVTDDLANMQAVAAWGPGERAVQALMAGSDLLLNPGDVEAAVSAILASVADGAIPEQTIDDALSRILGLKFDLGLADRPDPPAVDAAMLDAIGMVANRVADACRRAGLDC; this is translated from the coding sequence ATGAGCCTGGAGGAAAGGGCCGCCCAGTTGATGCTGGTGGAGTTCTCGGGAAGCGACGCCACTGCCGCGCTTGGACTCCTCAACGACTTCCCGCTGGGCGGGGTTCTCCTGAAGTCGGCCAACGGGAATTTCGTGTCCTCGGGCCAGGTGCAGAACCTGACGGCTCGCCTCCAGGAGGCCAGTGCCGTTCCCCTCCTCATTGCAGTCGACCAAGAGGGTGGGCGGATCGATCGGATCCAGTTCGCCGACGTTCAGCGGTTTCCGTCTGCCGCGGTGTTCGGCGCGCTCAACGATCGTGAACTCACCGAAGCTGCCGCCTGGGCGACCGGTGTTCAACTGGCTGCGCTCGGTATCAACGTCGACTTCGCCCCGGTGGCCGACGTGAACGTGCTCGGCGCAGGCAACCCGGCCATCGGGGACCGTTCCTACGGAAGCGATCCAGAGCTCGTGGCGGCCATGACCGTGGCCGCACTGCGGGGGTTCGAATCGGCAGGAGTGGCGGCCGCGGTGAAGCATTTCCCCGGCCACGGCAATACGGCGGTGGATAGCCACCTCGGCCTACCGGTGGTGATGACGGAGCGCGACGAGTGGGCGGCGACCGACCTGGTTCCCTTCGCCGCCGCGGTCGAGGCCGGTGCCCCGCTGGTGATGGTGGCCCACGTCGCCTATCCGGCTCTCGATCCGTCGGGACTCCCGGCTTCCATGTCGAGGGCAATCACCTACGACCAACTGCGGGTGGGCCTCGGGTTCGTCGGTGTCATTGTCACCGACGACCTGGCCAACATGCAGGCGGTGGCGGCCTGGGGACCGGGGGAGCGGGCTGTGCAGGCGCTGATGGCCGGATCCGACCTCCTCTTGAATCCCGGCGACGTGGAAGCGGCGGTATCGGCCATTCTGGCCTCGGTTGCCGATGGAGCGATTCCCGAGCAGACCATCGATGATGCCCTCTCCCGCATACTTGGCCTCAAGTTCGATCTCGGACTCGCCGACCGGCCGGATCCACCAGCGGTCGACGCGGCGATGCTCGACGCCATTGGAATGGTCGCCAACCGCGTGGCGGACGCCTGCCGGCGCGCCGGTCTCGACTGCTGA
- a CDS encoding SDR family NAD(P)-dependent oxidoreductase — protein MSDITFDNRVAIVTGAGGGLGKTYALELARRGARVVVNDLGGGVDGSGGASAAADATVAEIIAAGGEAVANYDSVATPEGGAAIVQSALEAFDTVDILINNAGILRDTSFAKLTPEHLNPVIDVHLKGAFYVTQPAFVVMKDKGYGRLVFTSSPSGIFGNFGQTNYGAAKGGLVGLSNVLAIEGAKYNIKSNVIAPVARTRMTEDLLGPFADLVAPEQVMPIVVYLASEQCELTHEVFSVGGGRFARIFTGVNAGWFAGQGVVPSIEDIRDHLDEIRDISEYTIPLNNQEEMGYLAEAFQPK, from the coding sequence GTGAGCGACATCACGTTCGACAACCGGGTGGCGATCGTCACCGGTGCCGGGGGCGGGCTCGGCAAGACCTATGCACTCGAACTGGCCCGGCGTGGGGCCAGGGTCGTCGTCAACGATCTAGGTGGCGGCGTCGATGGATCCGGTGGCGCGTCGGCCGCCGCCGACGCAACAGTGGCCGAAATCATCGCGGCCGGCGGTGAGGCGGTTGCGAACTACGACTCGGTGGCAACGCCGGAGGGTGGTGCGGCCATCGTGCAATCTGCGCTCGAGGCGTTCGACACCGTCGACATTCTCATCAACAACGCCGGAATCTTGCGGGACACGAGCTTCGCCAAACTCACTCCAGAGCATCTCAACCCGGTCATCGATGTTCATTTGAAGGGTGCGTTCTACGTGACGCAACCTGCTTTCGTGGTCATGAAGGACAAGGGGTACGGGCGGCTGGTGTTCACCTCATCTCCCTCCGGCATCTTCGGCAATTTTGGACAAACCAACTACGGCGCCGCCAAGGGTGGCCTGGTCGGGTTGTCCAACGTGCTCGCCATCGAGGGCGCAAAGTACAACATCAAATCCAACGTCATCGCCCCGGTCGCCAGGACCCGGATGACCGAAGATCTCCTCGGCCCGTTCGCCGACCTGGTCGCTCCAGAGCAGGTCATGCCGATCGTGGTCTACCTCGCCTCGGAGCAGTGTGAGCTGACCCATGAGGTCTTCTCAGTCGGCGGCGGCCGTTTTGCCAGGATCTTCACCGGCGTCAACGCCGGTTGGTTTGCCGGGCAGGGTGTAGTTCCGTCCATCGAAGACATCCGTGATCACCTCGACGAGATTCGCGACATCAGCGAATACACCATCCCGCTCAACAACCAGGAGGAGATGGGGTATCTGGCCGAGGCCTTTCAGCCGAAGTAG
- a CDS encoding prolyl oligopeptidase family serine peptidase: MTYSYPTTRRGDDTDDFWGNQVADPYRWLEDPDSPETQAWVDAQNEVTFAHLRGLPARSALRSRMEELWDFPRWTAPVRRGRRLFFTKNDGLQNQPVLYRQDGLKGEPVVLLDPNTLTEDGTTALVDSSASDDGSLLAISIAESGSDWQTISILDVETGTELPDRLRNVKFTSIAWLPDGRGFFYSRFPTEDEIPDAPPSTHQRVYSHLIGTAQDQDELVYARPDAPDLGFMPFVSDDGRYLVLHVWEGTDSRNRLYYRPLDGDGDFVLLLDEFDARYEFIEHLDGRFLILTDLDAPLGRIVAIDLNHPDRDDWVEIVPQGEDALVHGALTGGRLITMWMHHAHHLIRIHDASGAFVDEPPLPGLGSVVELTGRPGDRDLFIGYQSFTQPPTVLRYDFETGTLGTMWTASGRDDDRFRTRQGFATSPDGTRVPMFLIGLADLEPDGATPTILYGYGGFDISLTPTYQPARLAFLEAGGLFAVANLRGGSEYGQAWHQAGMLVNKQNVFDDFIACAEYLIEEGITSADHLGILGGSNGGLLVSAVELQRPELFGAVVPVVPVTDMLRYHRFTAGRYWIPEYGNAEESREHFEFLIEYSPLHNVEAGVTYPPTLITTADTDDRVVPMHAYKFTATMQAQADPSSPLLLRVETRAGHGLGKPTAKVIEEAADIYAFFLHHLR, encoded by the coding sequence ATGACCTACTCCTACCCCACCACCAGACGAGGCGACGATACGGACGACTTCTGGGGCAATCAGGTTGCCGACCCCTACCGCTGGCTCGAAGACCCCGACTCCCCCGAAACGCAGGCGTGGGTCGACGCTCAGAACGAAGTCACCTTCGCCCACCTCCGAGGGCTGCCTGCCCGTTCCGCCCTCCGGAGCCGCATGGAAGAGCTGTGGGACTTCCCGCGCTGGACTGCGCCGGTGCGGCGCGGTCGGCGCTTGTTCTTCACCAAGAACGACGGCCTGCAGAACCAGCCGGTCCTCTACCGGCAGGACGGGTTGAAAGGAGAACCCGTAGTCCTCCTCGACCCCAACACGCTCACCGAGGACGGCACCACCGCCCTCGTTGATTCATCTGCGAGTGACGACGGGTCGCTGCTCGCTATCAGCATCGCCGAGTCGGGCAGCGACTGGCAAACCATCAGCATCCTCGATGTCGAGACCGGCACCGAACTCCCCGACCGCCTGCGCAACGTGAAGTTCACCTCGATTGCCTGGCTGCCCGATGGCCGCGGCTTCTTCTACTCTCGCTTCCCGACCGAGGACGAGATACCGGACGCTCCACCGAGTACGCATCAGCGCGTGTACTCCCACCTGATCGGAACCGCCCAGGATCAGGACGAGCTGGTATATGCACGCCCCGACGCCCCCGACCTCGGGTTCATGCCGTTCGTGTCGGACGACGGTCGCTATCTCGTACTCCATGTTTGGGAGGGCACCGACAGCCGCAATCGTCTCTACTACCGTCCGCTCGACGGTGACGGCGACTTCGTGCTCCTCCTCGACGAGTTCGACGCCCGGTACGAGTTCATCGAGCACCTCGATGGCCGGTTCCTGATCCTCACCGACCTCGACGCTCCGCTCGGCAGAATAGTTGCGATCGATCTCAACCATCCAGACCGAGACGACTGGGTCGAGATCGTCCCCCAGGGTGAAGATGCCCTGGTACACGGAGCGCTGACGGGCGGCCGGCTCATCACGATGTGGATGCACCACGCTCATCACCTGATCCGGATTCACGACGCCTCGGGCGCCTTCGTGGATGAACCTCCGCTGCCCGGCCTCGGCAGCGTCGTCGAGCTCACCGGCCGCCCCGGCGACCGGGACCTGTTCATCGGCTATCAGTCGTTCACCCAGCCGCCGACCGTGCTGCGCTACGACTTCGAAACCGGAACGCTGGGGACGATGTGGACCGCATCCGGCCGCGACGACGACCGCTTCCGCACCCGCCAGGGCTTCGCCACTTCCCCCGACGGGACCAGGGTGCCGATGTTCCTGATCGGCCTGGCCGATCTCGAACCGGACGGCGCAACCCCCACCATTCTGTACGGCTACGGGGGCTTCGACATCAGCCTCACGCCGACGTACCAGCCCGCCCGCCTCGCCTTCCTCGAAGCAGGCGGCCTCTTCGCCGTCGCCAATCTGCGGGGAGGCTCCGAATATGGACAGGCCTGGCACCAGGCCGGGATGCTCGTCAACAAGCAGAACGTATTCGACGACTTCATTGCCTGTGCCGAGTACCTGATCGAGGAAGGTATCACCTCCGCCGATCATCTCGGCATTCTCGGCGGTTCCAACGGAGGTCTGCTCGTCTCGGCCGTCGAACTGCAGAGGCCGGAGCTGTTCGGGGCCGTTGTGCCGGTCGTCCCCGTTACCGACATGTTGCGCTACCACCGCTTCACGGCCGGTCGCTACTGGATACCGGAGTACGGCAACGCTGAGGAGAGCAGAGAGCACTTCGAGTTCCTGATCGAGTACTCACCTCTTCACAATGTCGAAGCAGGCGTCACCTATCCGCCCACCCTGATTACGACCGCCGACACCGACGATCGGGTGGTGCCAATGCATGCCTACAAGTTCACTGCCACCATGCAGGCGCAGGCGGATCCGTCCTCGCCCTTGCTGCTACGGGTCGAGACCCGCGCAGGACACGGACTCGGGAAACCGACCGCCAAGGTGATCGAAGAAGCCGCCGATATCTACGCGTTTTTCCTGCACCACCTGCGTTAG
- a CDS encoding D-glycerate dehydrogenase — protein MTDQPGIVVTRRPPGRAREMLEESCRVVLWDEDRVMPRDELLTAIARADGLYSMLTDVVDAELFAAAPALRAVSQMAVGLDNVDLAAATIRGIPVGHTPEVLNETTADTVFALLLALVRRVVEGAAYVKEGRWGPWQPDLLLGGDLHHTTLGIIGMGRIGSAVARRAGGFEMRILYHNRRPDEQAADLNAYYRSFEDLLAESDHVVVMAPLTDETYHLIDRRALGLMKPTATLVNGSRGGLVDPGALEEALREGWIAGAALDVTEPEPIPADHPLLALQNCLIIPHLGSASVATRAAMAELAAENLIAALTGRRMPVCANPEVYE, from the coding sequence ATGACTGATCAGCCGGGAATCGTGGTGACCCGCCGCCCGCCGGGACGGGCGCGGGAAATGCTCGAGGAATCGTGCCGCGTAGTCCTCTGGGATGAGGATCGGGTCATGCCCCGGGACGAGCTGCTCACTGCGATCGCCCGGGCCGATGGCCTGTACTCGATGCTCACCGATGTGGTCGACGCGGAGTTGTTTGCAGCAGCGCCGGCGCTGCGGGCGGTCAGCCAGATGGCCGTCGGCCTCGACAATGTGGACCTGGCCGCCGCGACCATCCGGGGCATTCCGGTGGGTCACACGCCGGAGGTTCTCAACGAGACGACGGCCGACACGGTGTTCGCACTCCTGCTCGCCCTGGTCCGGCGGGTGGTCGAGGGGGCCGCCTACGTCAAGGAGGGACGCTGGGGGCCATGGCAGCCGGATCTATTGCTCGGAGGTGATCTGCACCACACGACCCTCGGGATCATCGGTATGGGCCGAATCGGATCGGCCGTTGCCCGGCGGGCCGGCGGGTTCGAGATGCGGATCCTCTATCACAATCGACGGCCGGACGAACAGGCCGCGGATCTGAACGCCTACTATCGGTCGTTCGAGGATCTGCTGGCCGAGTCCGACCATGTGGTCGTCATGGCGCCGCTGACCGACGAGACGTACCACCTGATCGATCGTCGTGCATTGGGGTTGATGAAACCGACGGCCACGCTGGTGAACGGCAGCCGGGGAGGCCTGGTCGACCCCGGGGCCCTCGAGGAGGCGCTCCGGGAGGGCTGGATCGCCGGGGCGGCCCTCGATGTGACCGAACCGGAGCCCATCCCGGCCGATCATCCGCTGCTGGCCCTCCAGAACTGCTTGATCATTCCGCACCTCGGTTCGGCGAGTGTGGCAACCCGCGCCGCCATGGCCGAGCTGGCCGCCGAGAACCTGATCGCCGCCCTGACGGGCCGCCGGATGCCGGTCTGCGCCAACCCGGAGGTGTACGAGTAG
- a CDS encoding thiamine diphosphokinase, which produces MDEPTTAIVLAGGDIVNPDVIEDLPDDAFIVAADSGLDRALGLGLEVDLLVGDMDSVSADALSAYRETPVERHPTEKDHTDLELALRAAMRMGVDRIIIVGGSGGRLDHFLANALLVSSADFSDVDVEWLTGDARLHVVHGTTRIHSAPGCHISLLAVHGPVRGIRTEGLRWELKDEDLLPGATRGVSNIFEQPVATVSVREGTLLAILTGDASV; this is translated from the coding sequence ATGGATGAACCAACAACGGCAATCGTCCTGGCCGGCGGCGACATCGTCAATCCGGACGTCATCGAGGACCTCCCCGACGACGCGTTCATCGTGGCCGCCGATTCCGGACTCGATCGGGCCCTGGGACTCGGCCTCGAAGTCGATCTCCTCGTCGGCGACATGGACTCGGTGTCGGCGGATGCGCTGTCCGCCTACCGCGAGACTCCCGTCGAACGGCACCCGACCGAGAAGGACCACACGGACCTCGAACTCGCCCTGCGGGCCGCAATGCGTATGGGCGTCGACCGCATCATCATCGTGGGAGGCTCCGGAGGAAGGCTCGACCACTTTCTCGCCAATGCGCTGCTCGTGTCGTCGGCCGATTTCTCAGATGTCGACGTCGAGTGGCTCACCGGCGATGCCCGCCTCCACGTCGTGCACGGCACGACCCGGATTCATAGCGCTCCCGGTTGCCACATCTCGCTCCTGGCCGTACACGGCCCGGTACGTGGGATCCGGACCGAGGGGCTCCGCTGGGAGCTCAAGGACGAAGATCTGCTGCCGGGTGCCACCCGCGGCGTGAGCAACATCTTCGAACAACCGGTGGCGACGGTGAGCGTGCGGGAGGGAACCTTGCTTGCAATCCTGACGGGTGACGCCTCGGTGTAG